From the Tigriopus californicus strain San Diego chromosome 4, Tcal_SD_v2.1, whole genome shotgun sequence genome, the window gaagagagagacagagcgaTAGTAGATAGATACAGGAAGTAGGAAATAACAATCAAAATACGTTCAACCATCAACGCTTGTACACAACACgattgaaatgtcaaatcgACAGTCATTTTTGCTTAATTGGGAAAAAGTCCAAATTATGATACATCATTGATAACGACAGTTCATCGAGAGAAGGGTGTTGGCCAGATTTAATGATACGAACACGAATTCAAGTTAGCATGGTCACCGTCATGGTTTTACAACATGgcttacctttcaattttattgctCCATCTTGTTGACCCAACGAATTCTTGGCCACACAGAGATAGGTGCCCAGATCGTTTTGTTGAACATCATTGATGTGCAATTTTGTGTGGGTAATATGGTCGTCGCTTTTTTCTATAGACCTGAACTTGGATCCTACGGATAAAAAGGGCACATTAATAAGGATTGAGAGTATTTTCATGACATCGAATGGATCAGACCTGAGGTGATGGCGGATCCATTCTCGAAGGTCCAGTAGTGAATAGCGGGTGGATATGATTCTGTATTGCATTGTAACGTTATATTGTAACCAATAGGGACCAATTCGTATTGGTTTTGAACCCAAACCATGGGAGCAACTGGAGAAGATAAATATTTGAAACACTGGTTTAACCAACCTCTTTCAACCTTACTGATCCGAGTTTTGTATATTCTCCCGAAGAATGAACGATGCCGATTTGCAGCCAGCCAGTATTGGCTTCCGACTCTGCGGCAAATTCTAGCAACCATAAAGGTTCTTGGCTTTTCGAAATTATTGCCTTTACACATGATTTGCTTTCCCGAAGATTGTATCTGATCTCGAGATGTAAATCTTGACATTCCAAAGGGAGCTCTTACAAGTAGGGGTCCCCTCGTTTGCTCGTTCGTTTGGccgttttttttccttcgtccGTTTGTTTCCAGCTCTCCTAAGGCTGGATCCTTGTCTTAAAAGACCATTTGACTTGCTCATTGCAACCATGGATTATAATCAGAACAGACTTGGCTCTTACGCGGGACTGGCTCATCATAGACATGCCACTTATGTAGAGAAAGTCGAGATCCAACTCCAGATAAATCAGGGAGAGCTCATTGTACTACCTGGTAGTGACTTCTGATATTGAGCTTGAGCACGATCCCCACTGTGAGCACCTGCTTTCTCGGGATAACATCAATCAATTTAGATGGAAGCCTGATCTACGTTCAATGAGTCTGTGGGCTACCCAGAGGCCTGAGCTCTAATCGTGGTCGGGAGAATGTGAGGGTAAGTGTGTTCCTAAGAATTGTTTCCTGCTGGGACTGTTCCATTGGCGCGATCCTTCTTCTTAACTGGTCGAGACTAGAATTTAAATTGTCGGTCTCATTTTTCTTCTCGCCCACCCGGAGAACCAGGCAAGAGAGCTTCCCAATGCCCATGTAGCAAcagaagtagtagtagcagcagtACTAGTGGTGCTGTGGAAATGGCTAACCACCCCCTGGTTCTTTTTAACTGTTACTaactactgtatgtacatgGGCTCGTTCCCGTGTACGTACACAGTGAGTACGCATTCCTCCCGTTTATTTGCTGTGCAACTGTTGACGGAATCGCAAGGCTTTTTCGGTGATTGTATGAGTTAAATCAAAGCGTCAAAGacctttcattcaaaaaagtatttcttgGCCTCTGGACAAAAACACATGTTAATGGAAGTACAGTGGTTGGAGCCACTGGACGGCGTGAAGACGAGAAgactttcttcttgttccaatttgtggATCTTGAGTTAGTTGAAGTAGATTTACAGATGCTATTAATGCGcttcccttctttttctccctctcaTCTTCTTTAAAGCTTGCTCAAGTGGCCAAAAGGTGCGTTTAATTGGATGTGTTTTCCACGTGGAGAACGGATCTTGGATAAACTCCATTTCCCGTTCCTTAGTCATTATTCAATGAATAGTCTGTTCGGAAGATTTGTATCCTGTGGAACCCTGATAAGATCTGCAGTTTATTCGCTGGATGCAGTCCCAAATGGAGGTCAAATTGCCTTTCTGGGACGAGAATTCTAAGTCAATGGCTTTATGAACCCACAAACTAAATTGAACTTTGGCCCTTAAAGATTCCACTTCATTGCCCCTTTCGGGGTAAAAGCTGAATAGAAGCACGGATTTTTCAGCTTGGACCGCATTGTCGTTTGAAGTTGGTGGTATTTTTATCGCTGACTGAATAATACTTACACTGGACTTTGAGACCGATGGTTTTTGTAACTGTGGGTGGCACGCCATTACTAGCGATGCAATAATATTTCCCAATATGTGCCCGGGCTGCATTGGGAATGACTAATGAATTGCCCTCCACGGAAACCActttgacatgaaaaaaaagagccagAATTTGACTTGTGTGTCAGGATTGCCATGACCAAATCCGATTCTACCCAATCCGATCATTCAACTCAAAGGATTCGTTTTATGTTGCTTTCATTTACTCATCACCATGTTGCCCAAGTAGCAATAGTGTTAAGAGAACGAGATGAGTGCAATTCCCCATGTTTCATTACGCAGCCCTGAATTTCATGGTTCAAAGGAGTTCCAAGCAAGCAAGTTCCAAGAGTGAGTTTGCATTTTGTGGCACTTGAAAGCCATTGATTTTGGTGGGAGTGGAAACAGAAACGTGAAGAAAGGgtgccagccagccagccctGTGGGTCTTCTTACCCATGCCCCCTTGGTATCGAATCATTTTCGCATCCACACGCCTCCATCGCAACTTTGGACGAGGTGAACCTGTAGCTTCACACGTGAGATTCACGGCAGTGTTCTCCCTCACCACCACATCCGAGGACGACCGAGAATCCACTATTTTTGGTGGAACTGCGAACAACCGTTGGGATATTGTGCACTAGTCTAGGTATTATTCCAAGAAAGAGTTACTTACCCACAACTTCGAGATATCCCTTTTGACTTCGCATTGGATCCGTGTTGATTTGACACATGTACCAGCCTCGGTCAGATTCCGCCACATTCTCGAGATGCAATCTCCAGATCTCATGGTCATGATGGGATAATGATACTCGTTGATTTCGGGTTATGATGTGATGATGGATGGTGAGAATGGTTTGGGTATCGACTCGCACCCATGCCACCTGAACAAGAATTTGAGGAGGGTGTGAGGAgagtatttctttttcttattgACTTGATTTCTCAGAAGTGGCCGAGAATGATTGAGCTCACCTTGTAATTTCCTAAATTTTTGACCTGACATGTGAGTTTAACTGAGTTTCCCGCCCGGACCGTGTTGTTTTCCACGTGATTTAAAAACGACGGCAACTCTCGGATTTCCTCGAACATTGAGTTTTCTATAAGATGCGAAATGATTAGTTTCCCTTAGTGattaaaaattcatttttagcGCCGCGTTGGCCCTCGCAGTTTGTTGGTCGGTTACAAGATTAGATGTTTGGGTGGAGAAAGTTAGTTTTATATGCAACCCGATACGCACTAATTTGGAGTGTAACAAAAAGAAGCGGGAACTTTTCGTCTTCTCCTTTCGCTCCGTGTTCCCCTGCTCTCGAATTGGAATGCTTAAGGGAGTTGGGAGATAAATCGCCCCCAAGGAAAACAGCCCGAAATGGGAACCTGCTAGTCTTGTTCCTAGTCTTGTTCCATGCCAGGATGGGACCCCTCAAAACTTGACTGCAATGCCAGCTATACCCAAGGTTTTCCCTTCTTATACTCCACTTGATATCCCAGAACGGGAGCTACAAAACTTTGGCTCCGGTGTGGTCCTTCCTTCACTTCTCAAGGTGTGGAACGTGGGATAGGAACAGTTTTTCTAACCATCTTCAGCCTTCAAAGGGCATTTGCTCCATATGGGGGCATACaaggggaagaggaaggaaaaataagaagaagaataaCAAAAACTTTCTTTATGATAAAATTGAGCCGTTGAGTCGTGGACAATGCTGTCGAGTGATAAGGATAATGATGAAGCCAGAGGTTGATGCACTGGAGATATCGCTAAAGCATCATCCTCTGTTCAATCAGACGGATTAGCTGTGCTGAAATCATTACCTTCTCCAATTGGATTGCTATACAAAGACATGGTGTTGCTCCCACGGACATGTCTTCTTCTCAGGCGATGGCTTGGCTCCCAGTTATGGCTTCTGTTTCCATTGATGTTGGCTGTTGTTCCAATCTGAAAATCTTTTCGCGCCCAACCCGGATGAAAATGTTCCGATTGAGAACCTGGatgggagggaaagaaagagaacgagaaatgagaaaatgccaaaaaaggtgaaattgAATTAGCTCTTTTCCCTTTGGACCAAGAACCTGATGGAACCATTTGTCTATATTGATCCAATACAAATCAGATGTTCGGATCGCTTGATGCTTTTGCGTCTCTCTTGGATCAAGTATGGCACACCTCATGAAGCGGAAAGTCTTTGTTTGAGCTTGcagatttcatttcaattgaactaGCCCTTTCCCAAACCTGCAATCAAGGCCCCACACCATCAGAGGCTCCTGAACGGGCTAAAGAATCTCAAGTGATGAATCTCTTCGATCGTAGCTCATAAATCAAGTAAGTTTGCCCAATCACCGTTCTCATCCATCAAGAAAAGGTCAAGCGATAAAATAGACCTTCTCTCTTCAATGGATCTCATTTAGACAATAGACCTCAAATTTTGCTCGCCCGCTGGCCGCTTCATCATAAAAGAATCAAGTTTTCCTATTATCCCTCCAATTTCTTTCTCATATTCAATGGGAACCGGACCGAGGCTGGACTTTGTGTGGtccagcaccaccaccacccttcCTCCACCATCCATCTAACAACTATCGTTCGGTTCCTTCGCTCTCCCAAGGTCTGGCTTCATCCGAAAGTACAGAACTAAAACGCTGTTTGTGTGAGGAAAACCATGTGCATGCACTCGAATGTACTACAATGTTACTCGTGGCTGGTGGAAGTGTGAAAATCTGGAACCAATATTTGACGCAAACGAGCCCTTTTGAGGGTGATGTGTCAAAACTTGTATTGATGGAGCACCCTTGGAACCATATTGAAAACATCCCATGAAGAAGGTCAGGCTGTAGAAAACCTGACTTGAAGTGGGTTAGAACCCATTCCCTCTGTCTGCCAGGCACCCACAGCAGTACTTCAGTGTGCACACGTAGTACAGCATAGCTCAGGCGATCTTTGGCGAGTGAGGGGAAGAAATACCAAGTGCTGGCTCCAAACAAATAGCCCTCATTACACCCTCCACATCACACCATTTTCCGTGGTATCGGAAAGATCGTACCAACACATCGAGGCTAGCTTGAGACCCACGACTGTCGTACGTAGATTACTGGTTGGATAGCATCCCGATGAGCCCAATGAGTCCAACGAGTCCAACGAGTCCAACGAGCCCAACAGAAGCTCTTTACGTTGGCCCGAGGCTTTGGTGGGGAAAGACGAATATGCCCCCTGGTCATGAGACACTCACCGTGGAACACCAACTTGCCTCCCTTAGTCAGGCTTGTTGTTCTCTTAAGACAATTTACTTCTCATATTGGCCTTCCAATTATTGAGTTCGGATGAGCGTGACTAACTTTGTCAACACCACGATCACCCACGAAACGAGTGCAAAATTGTGTCACTTCGAACGGGGAACACTTTTGCCTGCCAGTGCAATGCCCAGGGCCATTGACGGTGGCCGTATTATTCTTGGATCATTAGCATGGAACTACTAAGTGACAGATGCAGTGGCGCAAGAATGCAATTGCATATTTAAATGCCTCTTGAAGCGAATAAATGACTTAAAACGCTTAAGGTAGGTTTTAGTTACCGTTGTACGAATCCAACGGGATGCCCATTGAAGTACGTGGACAAGTACTATGGGTATCAATTCAAcctttcaaagttatgtaagTTATTCATTAGATCCAGAGATTATTAGATCATGAGATTATCGCGTAATAGAGGATGAAATCATCACTCACCCAATGAAACGTACAACGCTCAAGAACTGAATGATGTTGCCCGTAATGGTTATTAACACATGCTTAATCTTCAGTAGGAGAATATCATGAATACTGTTTATTCAGCCTATTGTATCAATGTTACGCCTCCTATGGGACATAATGACTGATGAAGGTGCAAATTTCAAGTGCAGCTCCTAAAAATAAAACTAGCTATCTTTCACTGTGGCATTACCGCCACTTGTGCCGGTTTTAATAAAGGATTTCGAGCGTGTTATGTTACATTCAGAATGTATCATCTCTTGTTTGTAGTAAACCTagcgaaacaaaaaaatactttcgTTTGCAGTGTAAAACGTGTGTAACGTATTAAAAGGTGAGTAAGTCTTGGAATTCTGCGATCAACGTGCGTACAAGTATTCCTTGGCTCCGCGAGGATGCAATTTTTGTCCAGAGGCATAAATTTTTTGTTCTAAAAAATCAGACAATATTGCTTTAATAATTCCTAATTAAGTGGATCCAAACGCTTTGAACAATGACCAATCTGAAAAAATACAATTCTTGAAGCTAAGCTTTTCAGTAGGTTAGGCAAGTGCGTTAAATATgaacaaattgtttgaaaagtaCACAGCATGATGTCAGATCAttattaaaagtgaaaatagGGTTTCTGGTGACAAAGGCGAGGCTTGATTGAAATGTTCTTATTCCTGGCAGAGCTTATCCGACCTTTTCCATTGCTTCACTGGCTAATTTAGTTCTTTTGTAGACACTGCTTTATGAAGAAAGCATTTTTACAATAGTTAAGGAATATATCTTTgagctcttcttttttgaaagttaaaCCTTGCTCTTTTCAAGTTGTTCAGTATTTTCTGTAAATCTATGTTATTCACCTAAATGAGTCATttgtttgcacttttttgtttattcataGTGATTATATAACGGTCAGCTAGATCACTACAAATGGGCTTTCAAAGAATATGTTTTTAGCGGATAAAAAAGACAATACCAATCAATTTCTAATCAATGCTCAACAGTATGAGTATTGAGGAACTGAATCAAcattgaaatgtaattaaaGATCATTTAGATTTATGTGACGCTCAGAAATCGTGTCTAAGATGAATTGATGTTTAATTGCGTGTGCTTTGAAAGTAACAATCAAATTGACTTTTCAATGTAGATCAAGTGCTGGCTGTTGTTTTAGCCGGTGCCTGAAGTGGCTCACAACTCATCATTATTGTCCACATTTATTGTGAGGGTCAATTCAACATTAGGTTAGATAATAGGATCAAATGACCTATTCAAGTAGACTGATCTGCCCTAAGTACCAAAGTGAAGATGCCAGGTAGTAAATTGTTCATGGTATGGCGGATGCAAGGTCAGCCATGTTGAATATTGATGAGGTCAATGAGATGATAGTTAGTGATTTGTTACCATAAGCTTTTGGCTATTTATATCACTGAATGTGGACATGTATAAGCTGAGAGCAAAATCTCGCAGCAAAGGGCACTAGAAAGTGACCATCAGTTAGACGATTTTCAGCTTTCCGTTTCGAATGTTGACAAATACCATCAGTTAACGTCGAATAATCCGATGGGGATTTTGAGtggaaataaaatgaagaaataatcaaataaCTATCCCAGACACTACAAAATTAATATTTCCATGtctgttgaatttgattgaaagtgACTCATGGGTATTGTTCGAAGCTGAGTAGATGCTGCCGATGATTTCACTGTAAATGAGCCAATCATTTGCAAATATAGCCTGTTCATATCACATCTCAATTTATCATAcccatttgatcaaaatattttagacAAGATCCAATGACtgaatgatcatttttgaGTAAAGTTCCACCACCAATTCAACCCTGTGGCtaccaaatttgaacaaggaaaaacaattAAATTCATGCCGATTTTCCCACAAATGATTGGGGGTTAAACTTCACTATAGAATACTTTTTCTGGTGGATGGTTCGAATGGATCTCATGGTTGTTCTTACCTTTGACACACAAGGCAAATATGAATCCTACTAAAAACATGATGACTTCAAGCACTAGTCAACATTGTTATCGGAATCcaaatcttgaaatgattGCTACAGATTATTGATGTCGAATGGTTTGCACTCAGAACATTGTTATAGATAAAGAATAATTAATTAATGACTTCAGCTGATGACCACTCAAACGACAGTCTTAAAATACTTGGAATTCTTGATCTGCACATCAGTGCTTGGGTTGATTGTAGAATCAAATGAACCACCTTGTCCCTCCTCTTAGAAGCTGTAGTTGTTACGAAAATCTTTCGGAATCGACTTTCCCGTCAAGCCTGATTTCAACCGTCGTTCACTCGCTGATTCCCCGGTCCGGTTTCCGTGCAACCTTCTTTCGTTCCGTGCGAACCAAACTGAGGCAGCTTTCCCGCCAAAAGATTGGTTATCGGCTTGTCACTGAGGTAAAAGCGAATTCAAATCGAGCTCCAAAGCGTGCCCAATTTATCActgaatttgttccatttgatctTTGAATACACCTTTGATTATTCCCATAGTGTTCGTATACAAATTCATTTTGTATGCTACACTGCAGAACTTGAACATATTGTTTTCATACGCTGCAATCTCTTGGATTATTTTATTACTTGCTCGCACGTTCAATGTGATTGagtgaaatcatttgaaatacCTAGCTTACGACTTTCACATGCGTATATTTACTTTTCGTCTCAAAAATTGTGGTTGAACATTTACTAATCTATGCATACTGTTCGGTGGCGAATGTTCATGGAAACcatattggacaaaaatgcCCCTCTCGCAGCtggttttttgttttgtataCGAGTATTTCANTATGCATACTGTTCGGTGGCGAATGTTCATGGAAACcatattggacaaaaatgcCCCTCTCGCAGCtggttttttgttttgtataCGAGTATTTCAGCAGTGCCACTGTTTTAGCTTGTTGGGCATATTTGTCCAGAGTGAGCGAATGTCATTAACATTTTTATCAAGATCACCCAGTATACAAGGCCATACGTGGTCTTTCTAATTCACTCAACTCGGTCCAAGTTTGTCGTCGATCCTTCGTCCCCTTTATGAGGAGCTATTTGCCTTCCCTGAACTGGGCCAACATTTACCACTTCCACAACCAACAACAGTTATTCCTGGATGGTGCCAATGAGTTGAGTTGTAGTGGGAATAAGCCAGTCGAAAAGACATATTTAGTAAACTGAGATTGAAAACATGAACGTATGGAGGCGAGACATCAGATCAAAATTTAGCTTTTTAGTTTAGTAATGGCTTTCTGAACTCTTTTGGGACAACTGAATGGAAGGAGGTTGACAGCGGAGTTTGTTGCTAGGAGGCCTTGGCCATGTTGCTACGATTCACATTGTTCATTTCTTCTTCCTGAACTTCATTCAGGCCTTCTAAAGATGATGAACACATCATCACATAATCTCCCATAGGTGGCTCCACTTGACTCGCTTGTATGAAATCAGGCTCATCGTCATACTCGTTCAGTTGGAACATCTTGGGACCAGATTCCAAGTTAGTATTGCGGCTGTCTATGGTTTGAAACTCAATCTTGGGGACATAATGCAACTCCTTTTGCTCCTTCTTGTTGGGATTGAAGCGTGGAAACGTGATCATGTCGGGGGAGGCGATTTGTCTTTGGAGATCAGCGTGCCTTGATAAGGCTTCGAAACAAAGCAGGTGCTTCTTGTAGCAAAGCAACAGTCCCAACCCTGTTCCAAGGAGAACTAGAAGCGAGAGAATGATTACCAATGCCAACAGTCCCGGACTGAGCCCCGTGGTCTCTTTTCGGGCCGTGATGGCATATGTTTTGGTATCGAAAAAGAATTGTTGGATGGTAAGGGTCAATTCCAGTTGGTTTGAGTCCATGAGTAGCGAATGATTTACCCTGAACTCGACGAACAAATCGAAGGTGCCCGGagagaaaatgttttcatcGACGTTGAGCGCTACAATATTCATATTGATAAGCTGATTGTTGACCAAGGTGGTAAGATTCACCAAAGGAACCGGAAACGATCTTCTGACAAAGCAAATCACGTTAAAGAACTCTTGGTCTGGGTTGATGATGAAATCCGTTCCAGGGACAGGAGTGATTTCGATGGATTTGGGCTCTGTGGGGCTGATCTGCATCTCAGTTTGAATCTGCGGACGACCAGGCTCTCCATCTACTGAACAAGACCACGACGAGAGCTCTGGTTTTTCGTTCATGGGGACCCTGACACTACAGGGATAGGTTTCTTTGTCGATTGGCATCCAGAACAACTCGTGAGGCAATTCTTGACAAGGCCATGGTTCTTGAAGACCGAGGATCCAAGAATGATTAGCTGTGCACTGTAATAGCCTTGGGCTCTTCCCTTCTCGGTGTGTCCCTCCCCTTTTGCGCACTGCTAGTTCCTCCTTcacattgttttgaattttgttccatttgcatTCTTTCCAAAGGATCGCTTCCTCGTCATTTTCCTCTCCCCCTCCAAGGAGATCTATCTCTTTCATGTTGCATTTTAGAATTGTTGTGCCAACTACATTTTTCCAAGCATTttaattcaacattttttggccttaCTTGCATGCCCTCTTGCACTGAGTGTTTTACATATGTAAGTGCCAATTGCTTATACTTACATGGTTcaatttgagttgaaattAAGCATATTTTTGCGTTACTTTCGTACGCGTATTAGGATAGAAAAGTCAGGCCAAAAAGTGTTGCATCACGTTTCAAGGGAGCTTGCTCATCCCCATTCGTTGCCGAGATTGTTTCAGTTTCACTGGCCTTTGTAATCGAAGAATTGAGTCCAAGCAGGACCAGCACTCCACCAAATAGCAAGCACTCAAGcaaaagattcatttcaaagacgTTCAAGGTCTCGGCTGGACCTTCACTCACTGTTTTGGATTCATGTCACCTCCATGACAATCTGAATGTCAAAGCTAAAGAAGAGGGACTCAACTTTGATAAGAGCaagccagagagagagagaaattcGGCGGTAAAATGTCACCTTGCTGACACTTGCAGTTTGATAGAATGCTTTGAAATCTGACGTGTCGGTTATAATCTTGGCCAGACTTGTTCGGAATCAAGATAGTTTGACAGGAATAAATTGAAGGATAGAAATGAGATCTTTATTATTCGACGCAGGTTTatcaatgaattgaatttcgtCACTTACGATGAACTGACAACAAAGTGAATGACACATAGTTCCGTTTATAACAAGTGCAGCTATACGAATGATATAACTTGAGTTCCCCTGCGCTGAGTCAGTCCAATCATAAGGACACTAAAAGTGCATGAAATGTAAGCGTAGTAAAACGTGAATGATCCAGAGATTCCATGAACTCCCGTGGAGGCCCGGCTATTGCTGTCTTTGCCCAGTCCAAACTTTTCGAAGAGTCCCTCTGAAATAGAGATAGGAATAAGCCATCACTAGTGAATTTTATTTGAATCATACATTTGCtaagtcacggacttctagaaatatggactgcgaacgagcttcccggcaaatcggcctgctcttggtcatggccacTCTaaaccacttttcgaattaaaataataaaataagaaatgtatatcccttcaattaacggtaggtcaattttatatcatttacatgcaaagtcgattgtttcaaagttatgttgtcaaaagcttatgcagctgaccaagagcaggccgaaaattcaaattttatgtagtgtttactatataactttgaacatgtctcctgagttccctaagcctatgtttgagctcaaacttggctgagctcatctattcaacaagatcttgtggtcatatGAAGTGCtgatttggaataagatgagcggtttaggagatgggatatttttgcttccgtttgcagtccatatctctagaagtccgtggctaaGTCTGAGTGGTCAGAGTATGCAATGGGGTAACTCATGTGAATAAGCAATGGGATATTGTCTGTGGGCAAGACATAACATGCTTATTTCTTAAATACTCGTTCAGTTTGCAGCCGATTCAAACacagtttcaaaaatatgtgaaCAGGTTAGCTGAATATTGCAAGGATATTTCAAGCGGTTTAATGACTCCTAAATACATATATTTAGTATACTATGAATTGACATTCTACTATTCGTCGAAATGACCCTTGGTCACGGATGGGTGTTGAAAAAGCTTGGGCTATACGGTTCGTAACATCCCTCCAAACTCAATCCAGTGTTGGCATGTCAGAAAAAATACCCTATGCTATATACAGTGTGCATTGAGTCCACCTATGAAACCTTGAAAACATGAGTCAACGAGTTTTATCTTGGTGTATTGTGAAAGGTACTTCTTTTCCAATAGCACAATGACAGAACATCTTGTTGTTATCTTCCTCACTTCTCCAAAGAAGTATTTGCCTTGCCCCCAAATTCTCACCGTATTCATCGTCAACTGGGGCCGTTGTGGGCTCATCAAAGGTGACAAGCTCCTTTTGTCTGCGGGAAGCTTCTTTCCTCCTTTTGGCCAATATCCTCTCTAGAACAGAGTAACTAACTAATAAATGAAACCCTACgaatttgaaaccaagacAATTATTACACATTCGACTACTAACAATGCAATCCATCACCAAACACGTACTACAAAATAGATATCTTTTTAAACCAGAGAAGAGCATTTTCCAAGCCTTATCTTAAAACAATATGTAACCATCAGGTTTCCCCAACCAAGGAACAGAGCACACCCAACCCACCCTTCGTTTGCACTAGTACCTTTTCGTCTTTCCTTAAGGCGTCGCCTATCGGCTGCACTGGTTGTGTCGACTTCGAACCATCCTTGAGTACTTTTGGccgttgtggtggtggtggtggtggctaGGGTGGTGATGGTTGTCGGGGGCTTCACCTCTGGAAAGATAAGGCTTACACATACTGCATATGACTGGATGAACACGACGGTTTAATCTAGTTAAAACCATATGCTAGACAGACACCACCCACCCTCGTGTGGATGGAGCAATGCTAAGAATTCATCAGCTTAATTCAAGCGCCCTATCTTTACAGCTCGCAGGGGCACTCACCGTATAATGTTATGGAACCGTCGGATCCTCCCAATGAGTTCTTGGCCACACACTTGTATTCCATGAAGTCGGTCTTGGACACGTTCCGAATGCGGAGCTTCATGTACACCTTATATCCGCTATCCACGATGAGCGACTCGTATTTATTCCCTGCAAAAGACGATAAACCGATCAATTCCGAATCGCATTGCAGCCAAATGAAACCCCAACATATCTAAGGAACAGGGAGGGAAGAAAGATCATTAACAAATTCGAGCCCATTTTTCAGCTCAATGTCTAAATAGTGTTTGATTGTCTGCCACAATCCGTTGAAATGCGGAGGAGGTTAGAACAGTCTTGAGTTCTTACTGTTCCAAGCTCTTGGGTTTGATTATGAAGTTGCATGTGATTTTGGTTTAGGCttccaaattcaatcaaacgTTCCTTACCATAAAAGTAGGCATACGGgtagttttttttagaattcGAAAGCTATACCTGAAATAAGCATGGCGCCATCTTCTTTGATCCAATAGTTGATGGATTTGGGAAATGCCTCCGAATGGCATTCCAGTGTGATATCTTGCCCCACATAGGCGCCTTCAAGCTGACTGGGAATCCAAAACATTGGTGGAACTGCAAGTGAAGAGGTCTAGAATGAAAACCTCCAGGAAGAAAAGACATTCATAAGCAATCCCCAAGCTTAAGTAATATTTCAGAGATTGAGACCTGTTCTTGATTA encodes:
- the LOC131879815 gene encoding neurotrimin-like isoform X3 codes for the protein MVPSGSWSKGKRANSISPFLAFSHFSFSFFPSHPGSQSEHFHPGWARKDFQIGTTANINGNRSHNWEPSHRLRRRHVRGSNTMSLYSNPIGEENSMFEEIRELPSFLNHVENNTVRAGNSVKLTCQVKNLGNYKVAWVRVDTQTILTIHHHIITRNQRVSLSHHDHEIWRLHLENVAESDRGWYMCQINTDPMRSQKGYLEVVVPPKIVDSRSSSDVVVRENTAVNLTCEATGSPRPKLRWRRVDAKMIRYQGGMVVSVEGNSLVIPNAARAHIGKYYCIASNGVPPTVTKTIGLKVQFAPMVWVQNQYELVPIGYNITLQCNTESYPPAIHYWTFENGSAITSGSKFRSIEKSDDHITHTKLHINDVQQNDLGTYLCVAKNSLGQQDGAIKLKADITNQYPSQQSANKYEEPPHHFPSSYDASTASGLIAFPKLLALLSFSRLIDLALI
- the LOC131879815 gene encoding lachesin-like isoform X2 → MFLVGFIFALCVKGSQSEHFHPGWARKDFQIGTTANINGNRSHNWEPSHRLRRRHVRGSNTMSLYSNPIGEENSMFEEIRELPSFLNHVENNTVRAGNSVKLTCQVKNLGNYKVAWVRVDTQTILTIHHHIITRNQRVSLSHHDHEIWRLHLENVAESDRGWYMCQINTDPMRSQKGYLEVVVPPKIVDSRSSSDVVVRENTAVNLTCEATGSPRPKLRWRRVDAKMIRYQGGMVVSVEGNSLVIPNAARAHIGKYYCIASNGVPPTVTKTIGLKVQFAPMVWVQNQYELVPIGYNITLQCNTESYPPAIHYWTFENGSAITSGSKFRSIEKSDDHITHTKLHINDVQQNDLGTYLCVAKNSLGQQDGAIKLKERVLPSTTLRHLPLDEKSEEVSTLSTSDMSEFDSADSANVFGYDPFVPGSSNINNGRHSGQKRKRTKYQNGYTADITNQYPSQQSANKYEEPPHHFPSSYDASTASGLIAFPKLLALLSFSRLIDLALI
- the LOC131879815 gene encoding lachesin-like isoform X1, with product MVPSGSWSKGKRANSISPFLAFSHFSFSFFPSHPGSQSEHFHPGWARKDFQIGTTANINGNRSHNWEPSHRLRRRHVRGSNTMSLYSNPIGEENSMFEEIRELPSFLNHVENNTVRAGNSVKLTCQVKNLGNYKVAWVRVDTQTILTIHHHIITRNQRVSLSHHDHEIWRLHLENVAESDRGWYMCQINTDPMRSQKGYLEVVVPPKIVDSRSSSDVVVRENTAVNLTCEATGSPRPKLRWRRVDAKMIRYQGGMVVSVEGNSLVIPNAARAHIGKYYCIASNGVPPTVTKTIGLKVQFAPMVWVQNQYELVPIGYNITLQCNTESYPPAIHYWTFENGSAITSGSKFRSIEKSDDHITHTKLHINDVQQNDLGTYLCVAKNSLGQQDGAIKLKERVLPSTTLRHLPLDEKSEEVSTLSTSDMSEFDSADSANVFGYDPFVPGSSNINNGRHSGQKRKRTKYQNGYTADITNQYPSQQSANKYEEPPHHFPSSYDASTASGLIAFPKLLALLSFSRLIDLALI
- the LOC131879816 gene encoding neurotrimin-like isoform X4; the protein is MLPYFPEKVNNVTVTIGQNAELRCAVDNLNNYKVAWVSVDSQTILSIHNNVITRNPRISLSRPSSNQWHLHIQRAKQSDRGWYMCQINTDPMVHRSGYLEVVVPPRILNKDDEGDLVVREGDNLTLSCDAVGHPRPHIVWRREDSEDIMVEGRKAAIVENRTLRIPKISRLHMADYLCVASNGIAPSTSKKYRIKVQFPPMFWIPSQLEGAYVGQDITLECHSEAFPKSINYWIKEDGAMLISGNKYESLIVDSGYKVYMKLRIRNVSKTDFMEYKCVAKNSLGGSDGSITLYEVKPPTTITTLATTTTTTTAKSTQGWFEVDTTSAADRRRLKERRKERILAKRRKEASRRQKELVTFDEPTTAPVDDEYEGLFEKFGLGKDSNSRASTGVHGISGSFTFYYAYISCTFSVLMIGLTQRRGTQVISFV